tGAACATGTGGAAGTACTTTTGAAAAACGGTACATAATTacgtttaaagattaaaataacaacaaatgtGTGAATACgcaaaaaaatgttaactttaaAGAAAGTGTTTAGAAgacaagaatgaaaaataacaacaaaagaaattacttctcttttttttttttctgcctTTCCATGAGGTCAACTTCTTAAGGTTAAACAAAAGAAACGGTTGGATAACATGATTTCTGCTGGAGCAAAAATTTGAGAAGTAATACTTAAAACTATAACAAAGATTGTAAACATAAAAGTATCTCCAgaataatcatttttaatataattttaatttttcaccgtatccaacatattataataaacgATGACTAAAAGACATAATAAAAACTACTATGATAAGAATACTTGTCATAATAAGTTTTCATCACAAACATCCACttattatgtgttatttttattattaaaatgtcaCTACTTAATCTATTACgataaatatcataataaatagtcataaaaaattatttttcaagaaGTAGAAAATGAATTCTCTTGTAAAGAGATACAACTTGCtcaattaattgaataaattcaaattcacataGAATCCTACAACTTCTCCAATTAATGAACTAACTTTAGCTCTTATAGAGATCTACAATTTACTCATTCAACGAAACAAACTCAAACTAACATTGAGTCCTACAACCTCCTAGATCAATGGAAGAAACACATATTCGAACAAAGTTCTACAACCTTCTTTACTAATGAAACAAATTTAGACTTATACAGAATTCTACAACCTCCCCgactaataaaacaaatgattCTTCTAAACAACCTCCTTGATTTCATGTAACAAATCGTAATCATATATTCATGTAAAACTATCTTGTTAACTCATCCAAAATTCTCATACAActcataaaatatcaaattttttcttttataatcacTTTagaaaaaacaagttaaaatcAACCCATTATTCCCTTCAAAATATCatctttctcaatttttaaaCATACTCAATTAAAACCTCATATTCAGAATTAAtcattaaaaccaaaaaatctcaacataattaacataaaaactCTTCTAAAgatcttgaaaaaataaaataaacatcgTCACAACATAAATCAAAACTAATTTTCCTATTTCATAATAATTGTTTATAGAAATATAACCTACACCCCCACACCTTCATTAACCCAAAAGAAACTAgattttcatcatcaaaatttccaaatcatGCTTTTAACATTAATCATATAAAACAAAGAATATTCAAACATTGCAACTAAACCCTTCACCCTTGACTTACTCCTCCAAAACACCTTCCTCTTTCAAAACAAAGTCACTTAtaatttaacctttaaaattcTTCTATTTTGAGACTTTTACTCAGTTTATCAAAGAGAAGGATTTCTACGAGATGTTTAAAGATAGAATCTGAAACCTTAATCTCGCCCAACAACGTGTTGGCCTAACGAATAAAGCTATAAACTCACTTAAGAAGTGTCATATGCgtccaaagaaaagaaaaatatttcctCTCACTAAGATTCAAACTCGAGACCTTCTAATTGCCAGACAGATGATATATCCAACTTAGCTACAACctcatttattattaattgttataattttttagaatataaaaaaaattcatcaccATCCATATACTTTAtcttataatgataaaataaattgttcaaCAATTCTCCTGTAAACCTGAAGGGGTAGGTGGTGATTTTCCCGAGTACCTAAAACTTCTCATTTTTCTGACTACAAGCTCAAAGACTTTATGAACAAGAGCTTTGCACTTCGTTTTGGATGAACTAaccatttctttccttttcgATGGCACAAGAGAAACCACTAAAATACAACAATTGCGAAAATAGAACCTCAAACTTTAGAGTTGGAGGCTTATTGCTAGGTAAAGACTCTTGCTTTAAATTtgtcatttctttttaaattgtagATAAgcattgaaatatttatttggtGGAACCATAGAAGGAGAGTTACAGGGTAGTTAATTGTAAGATACACAATGTATCAGTAAATTGAAACAGACAAAATTGCACTTGGAAATAGAAGTAGGGAATTTTTCTCTGACTGTGAGTTCAAAAAAGATTATAGAGTACAAACACAAAAAGTTGCAATCAAGGAATACGTAAAAAGAATTCTCAATCATCGCCCTGCCTCCCATATTTAgctaattcttttttttaggaaaaaaaaattaataacttttttttgataatttttttacaaccgTTTATGTGGTAGTGATAGGTTTTTGGTCAAGAAACCGTATCTTCCACTCACTCAACACACTACAGAGTAAAGAAAACTGATGAATAACCTCGGATTTATTGCTCaacaagaaagaatacaagaaaGAGAACAACAAGGGAGCCTGTACTGGGGAGGACGTCCGAACATCCACAACGGAAATGCTATAATATGGAAGGACGTCCGGCGATAAGTGTTCGCATATAACGCTTGGATTTCCCTGGTGATATTCTCAGGGAAGTGCGTCCGGCGTGACCGGACGGCCCCCAGAGCGGACAATCGATTATTTATCGATAGTCGGCAATGGGTGGCTAGATCATTATTGGAACATCAATAATGAGCTAATTAGGATTATAAACAATTGGGCCAATgttgggccgtgattaagaaAAGTTAATTATCGGTCCAtcacaaaaactataaatagaggtcaaaggtaaCAGTAGGTAAGGACATTTATTGGTGCATTTATGCTGTTGTGataactttctctttctatctatATAAGTGAATCTGagaactgacttgagcgtcggagtactTTTAACAGGTACCCGGCCGATCAAGATCAACAGGAACACGACGCTTTAAGGACGGACGGTGGAAGTGCGACAGTGGTTTGAGTAATTGTGTAGGGAGATCCAAATCATCtggaacattttggcgcccaccgtggggccggaggATTATAatcaatggtgaccacaagaaatACTAGTGCCGAGGATCAGACGGAGGTGATGAGGTTGATGGAGCAAAGGATGATGGAAATGCAGCGAAAGCATGAGGAGGAGATGGCAGCAGTACGGGCAGAGTGCTTGGCTCAGATCACCAAGAGCAAGAGTGGAGTAGCCGGAGGTGAGCAGGGCGAAGGTGCTGGCGAAAAGCAAATACCGCTGGAGGGAGAAAATAGTAGTGCTCGGGCGgaaggaagagaagagaaggtGAATAAGGAAGACAGCCGGCTACTGGTTAAAGTGGAGGAGTCGACCGTCCTAGTGTCCTTTGTACGGGAGATCATGGAGGTACATATATCAGAGCAATTCATGCCCCCTCAATTCAAAATGTATGATGGGACATCCGATCCGATCGCCCACGTCAAATCATTCATCAACGCCATGACCTTTCGTACCGGTTGTGACGCCATTTGGTGTCGGGCATTCTCCTTATCTCTGGAAGGAGAGGCCCTGGAATGGTTTAACTCATTGCCGGTTAACTCTATCGAGAACTTCAAGAGCTTGGGCGAAATGTTCAAAAAACAGTTTGCTGCGTGCAATATGGAAGATGTGACAGTGGTAGATTTGATGAACCTTAAGCAGGGTAAGGAGGAACCATTGAAAACCTTTATGGATAGGTACCAGAAAACGGTACGGAGAGTTAAGGGGCTCGGCCTAGAACTCGCTCTCCAATACGTTATGCCGGCCCTCAGGCCAGGACCGTTCAAGGATAGTATCTGTCGGAACCCGCCTCGGACAATGGAGGAACTTAGGCAACGGGCGACCGATGAAACAAGGGTAGAGAACATGAAGCAACAATACCAGAAAGAGGTACAGGAAGCTAGGGCGGATAAAACCGACGGGAAGAGGACCAAGGGACAGGCGAACCGACAGAACGGGCAGAAAGGCAGAGAAGGACCGAGAGGCCCACGTTTCCAACAATACACCACTCTCAATACCCCTAGGGTCCGGATACTACAAGAAGCATTGAACACGCAGATCATGCAAACCCCATTAAGGCGACCCAC
This DNA window, taken from Vigna radiata var. radiata cultivar VC1973A chromosome 5, Vradiata_ver6, whole genome shotgun sequence, encodes the following:
- the LOC106760322 gene encoding uncharacterized protein LOC106760322, giving the protein MVTTRNTSAEDQTEVMRLMEQRMMEMQRKHEEEMAAVRAECLAQITKSKSGVAGGEQGEGAGEKQIPLEGENSSARAEGREEKVNKEDSRLLVKVEESTVLVSFVREIMEVHISEQFMPPQFKMYDGTSDPIAHVKSFINAMTFRTGCDAIWCRAFSLSLEGEALEWFNSLPVNSIENFKSLGEMFKKQFAACNMEDVTVVDLMNLKQGKEEPLKTFMDRYQKTVRRVKGLGLELALQYVMPALRPGPFKDSICRNPPRTMEELRQRATDETRVENMKQQYQKEVQEARADKTDGKRTKGQANRQNGQKGREGPRGPRFQQYTTLNTPRVRILQEALNTQIMQTPLRRPTPPGADLTKHCLYHKNSSHDTEECVTLRDKIEELVRVGRLQQYVKANVTDQYPDRLPSPRLRSPPRRSYRPRSPRRQERDANVRNHRPSQDNKRERRSRSHSREGDRRRPLRGVINTISGGFAGGGSTSSARKRSIRALRSIHVVDVPKRTMPPITFTDEDFHAPDPDQDDPMVITVEIAQYGVSKVLVD